In a single window of the Papaver somniferum cultivar HN1 chromosome 8, ASM357369v1, whole genome shotgun sequence genome:
- the LOC113301543 gene encoding probable xyloglucan endotransglucosylase/hydrolase protein 26, with the protein MIILWGKERATIRGANLELVLVDKNSGSAAKTKAAFLFGSIEMLIKLVPGNSAGVVTTFYLSSTGDKHDEIDFEFLGNVTGQPYTIHTNVYAQGKGNREEQFVPWYDPSAAFHNYTIHWNPSEIVWYVDRIPIPVYRNYESEGVPYPNKQGMRALTSLWNADDWATRGGRDKTDWTQAPFKAQYRRFRARACKWKGAVSVTQCASKSYWFTSPVYSQLTTAQKGQMDSIRNNNMIYAYCNDTKRFGGIIPKECSLPQF; encoded by the exons ATGATTATTTTATGGGGTAAAGAACGTGCCACCATTAGAGGTGCTAATCTTGAACTTGTACTTGTTGATAAAAATTCAGGTTCTGCAGCAAAGACTAAGGCAGCATTTCTCTTTGGAAGTATTGAAATGCTAATTAAACTAGTACCTGGAAATTCTGCAGGTGTTGTTACAACGTTTTAT CTGTCATCTACTGGTGATAAACATGACGAAATAGACTTTGAGTTCTTAGGAAATGTAACGGGACAACCCTACACAATCCACACAAACGTCTACGCTCAAGGAAAGGGAAACAGGGAAGAACAGTTTGTTCCATGGTATGACCCGAGTGCTGCTTTCCACAACTATACCATCCACTGGAACCCATCAGAGATTGT GTGGTATGTAGATAGAATACCAATCCCTGTCTACAGAAACTATGAAAGCGAAGGAGTTCCATACCCAAATAAACAAGGAATGAGAGCTTTAACAAGTCTATGGAATGCTGATGACTGGGCAACAAGAGGTGGTCGTGACAAGACTGACTGGACACAAGCTCCATTCAAGGCTCAATATAGGAGGTTCAGGGCTAGGGCTTGCAAGTGGAAGGGAGCAGTCAGTGTTACACAATGTGCCAGCAAGTCTTACTGGTTCACATCTCCAGTTTATAGCCAACTAACTACTGCTCAAAAAGGTCAAATGGATTCGATTAGAAACAATAATATGATCTATGCTTACTGCAATGATACTAAAAGATTCGGTGGAATTATTCCAAAAGAATGTTCGTTGCCCCAATTTTAG
- the LOC113303829 gene encoding probable helicase CHR10 has product MSMNYKERLKEAADLVISSDHHQSDVLPLNYDEIGIKATLKPHQIQGILWLIQRYLTGVNFILGDEMGLGKTLQAITFLSYLKFHLKSPGPFLVICPLSVTDGWVS; this is encoded by the exons ATGTCGATGAATTACAAGGAGAGACTAAAAGAAGCAGCAGATTTAGTTATTTCTAGCGATCATCATCAAAGTGACGTACTCCCGTTAAACTATGATGAGATTGGCATAAAGGCTACACTGAAGCCTCATCAAATTCAAGGAATTTTATGGCTTATACAAAGATATCTTACTGGTGTCAATTTTATTCTTG GAGACGAG ATGGGTCTTGGGAAGACTTTGCAAGCCATTACTTTCTTAAGCTATTTGAAGTTCCATTTGAAATCACCTGGGCCATTCT TGGTAATATGCCCTCTCAGTGTGACAGATGGTTGGGTATCATAG